A window of Dysidea avara chromosome 1, odDysAvar1.4, whole genome shotgun sequence genomic DNA:
TGGTATTGTGACCTGACGGGGTACATAGGATGAGAATGATAATAGTAGACAAGATGTGAAATATGTATAATGTGTACACATGGACTATATGCATCTTTCAGTCCTATGAATTATATCAATACACACACCTGGAACTTGGAagcacatgcatgcaaatatatacacacacacgcacactacacacacgcacactacagtCACACATACACAGATCACCTATAGTGTCAACTCACCAGAAAACCAATGGGATTAAGACTCATGGCAGTAACTTCCCAGTCAAGATACAACTATATTTAATAGTTGTTTAGGTTACAACCAGTACAATGACAATATGTCATCATTTGAGTTTGCGGTGAAACTTGAGTATGTTATGGCTACACAAGACATCACACTGAAATATGAGGTTTACTATGAATCTATCTAAGTGTGAGCTTTAGGTCAATAATAACTGCTGTAGTAAATACTCTATTATCCTATATATCCTCATTTAAATTATCAGCAGTTTGACTGTTCTTTTAAGTGTAGGTGTacattatattagagtatttgaacagatAAACCACAACTCAGTAAATTTATGACTTTATCATTTAACATTTGTCTGAGACCATTGGGTCTGAATAACTGAGGGTTTATTGTAATAAGATGTGGAACATGCACTCAGTAGGGGCTCCTTTATAATACCATCCCAGGGTGTTCACTGGGATGTGACAACACAACAACGttaatgtacaataatatttttCAGTGGCATGTGTATacttaaataattattaagtattgccatacgtAGCTATTGACtgtacaagtagatgaatcGGTTATTAATGAAGGCCTTTtatagaccaatgcacttcactgtatgtatgtattatttgGAGTGGTGTATAGACCTCCTGTATCACCTGTGAGCTACTGTACTTAGAAGAAATTCGTAACTCATTACGCTGTGCTGTTAACCATAATATACCAGTGATTATTTGTGGTGATTTTAACCTGCCAAACATTGACTGGACAACAGTTTCTCCTTCACCCTGTACACCTGTTGCAACAGCTTTTTGTGACATTATATCTGACTGTTTTCTTTCTCAATTGGTCACATTTACTACCCATAAAGACCACATCTTAGATTTAGTGTTAACTACTCATCCAGATCTTATTTCCTCCATCAGTTCATGTGATAGTTTACCAGATACCGATCATAATGCTATTTTTTTTTCAGTGACTATAGTACCACCTTCATCATCAAATAATACGAGGTTTTTGTACAACTATAAAGGTATAGATTTAATTCTGTATTCTCCAGAACTCCATGGAATGTTATTGATCATGGTAATGACATTGAATTATCCTGGTTATGTGAAAAGATCTTTTTCTTTCAGCTATCGACTCAACTATTCCAAAAACAAAGTGGAAATCAAGAATAATTAAACATTGATTTAGTACATCTACCATCAATCTTATACATAAAATACGCAAGCTATATTGCTTTATGTGTAAACACCCTACACCTGCTAACAAACTACGGTACCACACCGTTAGCAACTTAATACGTATGTTTACCAGATCTGATACTTAAAAAGGGCCTTAGACCTTTCTCAGTCTCCAAACATCAAGAAATTCTGGAGCTAGGTAAATTCAGTAAAGCATCACCGTACATGCCTGCCACCTCTTCAGTTAGATAATACTATTGTTACTGATGATTGTACTAAAGCTGAATGTTcaacaaatatttttatttagTTTTCACCAATGAAGATACTGCATACTTGAAGGCATTGGAGAGTTCCTCAACGTTTTTATCCTCAATCATTCAGTCAGTTAATTTTACACCACATAACTCCTAAACTACTATACTTAAACTATCTGCTGAATTTATTAGTGGTCTGTTAAGTCAACTATTTAATCAGTCCATGTCATCTGGAACCTTTCCCAAAGACTGGACAATGTTCCTATCTACAAGAAAGGTGAGCATTGCTTCGTAAAAAAACTACCGACCGATTAGCTTGACATCCATCATAGTCAAAGTAATGGAGAAAGTTATTTGCAAACGGTTGATATCTGCTCTAGAAAAGACTGGACGTATCAGTGATAATCAATTTGGTTTTTGTGCAAATCATTCTACGGTTACCCTACTATTGTCTATACATGATTGGAGCTCATGTCTAGAACGTCGTAGCACCACTCATTGTGTGTTCTTGGACTTTGCCAAGGCATTTGACTCAGTGCCACATGAACATCTTCTTTTGAAATTTCATTGCCTAGGCATCACTGGTCAGCTATTACAGTGGCTTCAATCTTTTTTAACTTGCCGGTTTCAATGAGTGACCATCAACGGCAACTATTCTGACTGGCTCCCAGTTAGATCAGGAGTACCACAGGGATCTGTACTTGGTCCTCTTTTGTTCCTATTGTATGTTGAAGATTTGCAAACTGTGGTAAGAAATGCAACTCTTTGCTGATAATGTTGCCTTATATAGAAAAGTTACAAGTCCTGCTGATTGTTTGCTGCTGCAGAAAGACCTTGACAACATCTACTCTTGGACTATCAAGTGGCAACTTCGTCTAAATGCATCGAAGTGCTTAGCATTTTTAATTTCAAATAAGAAGAAATTAATCACTTTCATGTACAAAATCAACACCACTTCTATCTCATGGAATTCAATTGTTAAATATCTTGGGGTTCATATCAAGTCTAACTTATCATGGTCTCATCATTGTAAAATTGTCTCTGCTAAGGCCAAAAGAACACTTAATTTTTTGCGTCATAGTTTGTGGGGAGCTACCACTACTGCAAAATCTGTTGCATACAAATCATTGATTAGACTGTCAAGTGTGGAGCCCACACACTGCTTATGACATCTCTACATTAGAAAATGTACAACATCGTGCTAGATGGGCATGTGGAAGCTGGTGGAATCCTGCTTCTAGGAGGTGGAATAAATCCTCTGATGATTGTGTTGATATGCTACATTGGCCTAAACTTACTGATCGCCGTAACTATCTATCTGTATCAACACTATATGACATCTTCAATAAGAGAACATCCCTGAACTTTTCTGATTATTACCATCATAGCACGTCTGCTACAAGAGTTCACGATCTAACAATTGTACCTTTATGATCTACCATCAACAGCTACTTGGTTCtcatttttttgtgaatactgtATTCCTGTGGAACAAAGTGTTTATTGATATACTGAGTATCAAATCTGTGAACTCTTTTCGTCGTGCCCTTTATTGTCTGTTTTGTACTTAGCGTTTCTTGTAATTGTATTATAGTTATGTTTTGTACTGTTCCTGTTCTGTGTcttgttatgtatgtatattgagggaagcacccttgtaggcatgccttttggtgccaccctgtcattttgacaaatgaGATAAATAAACATTCACGTGAGGTTGTGGACGTCTTAAAATTTATTGAATCACGTGTTCAGATTCAGCCACACCTGGTTCGTTTTTTATGCGAAGAGAATGGCTTCCGGCGGTGATTTTCAAGGTCTAGTGCTGAAGGGAGTAACGCAACTTGAGCGTGATGAACTGGGGCGCGGGGCTTACGGGAGAGTTTACGCTGTCAACTATTATGGAACGATCTGTGCCGCCAAAGAGGTCCACTCCATTCTGGTCGAAGGAGTTGGACAAGTACAAATGCAGCGAACCATCGAGTCGTTTATGAGGGAGTGTCGTCAATGCAGTACTCTACGTCATCCAAACGTCATACAGTTCCTAGGTGTATACTATCCCTCTGTTGCGGGTGTACAAGGAAGGATGCAGCTACCAGTAATGGTTATGGAGATGATGGCGGATAGCTTGACCTCACTGGTGGATAAACACGAGAAGATTCCTGTCcatataaaattttcaattgtccATGATATCTCCCTTGGCCTGTGCTACCTTCACAACCATGATCCTCCCATTGTTCACCGAGACCTCTCCCCTAACAACATCTTATTGACGGCACATCATGTAGCAAAGATCAGTGATCTTGGAGTGGCCAAGGTGATAAAGGCTGATAGTAGAAAGACAATGACTAAAGCTCCAGGAACTGTTGATTTTATGCCACCTGAGAGTTTAGCAAACACTCCACTTTACGGTCCTCCCATGGACATATTTTCTTTTGCAGGAATAATTCTCCACACATTTAACCAACAATGGCCTAGGCCATCTGAGCTGGTCCAGTATGATCATAAAACTAGAAGGAGGGTAGCATTGTCTGAGGTAGAGCGTCGTCAACAGTACTTGGATAAATTGAGAGGAGATACTGAAGTATTGAGGCTACTAGTGGAGGAGTGTCTGGATGATGATCCTGCTGTGAGGCCGACCATAGAAGCTGTCTGTGAGAGGATCAAGAAAATTTTCATACCAAAGGAGTCCCTACTAGACATTATCACTCTACACCACCAAGTGGAGCAATTGAGAACGGAAAGTGAGCAGAAGGATATTGCAAATGAGCTGCAGAGAAGGACAATAAATGAAAAGGATAGAGAGATTGATCAGTTGTATCAACAGCTGGTAAGTGTTACTACCAGACATGTATTGCTACTAAAACTGGCATCACCATATTATATTGTCTTAGTCCTCTACAAGGAGTATACCAATACAAGTAGACAGTCAACTTAACAGAGTAACTATAGGAAGAGAAAGGCCAACAGCAGAATCATCAAAATTGAAAATAGTAAGTTACTAATTTAGTACTGTAGCATAAAAATGTCTtctgtgtacgtgtgtgtgcgtgcatgagcgtacgtgtttgtgtgtgtacattatgtgtgtgtttgtatgtgtatgtgcgtgtgtgcatgtgtgtgggtgACAGCTAATTTTTGGTATTGTGTCAAGAAAATCCATCTTACTATATATTTCCATTGAGTATCATGAGTTGTTAACTTATCACAATAACAACAAAAACTacactatctatggttaatagTTTTCTCCTTCAAGCaatgttggggcaattactttttaaaagtaactcgttacacattacataattacttgtaactgaactatttacgtagttacagttacatattacccatataataaagtaactataataatattacatattatattactttgtgtccacagccttaagctgtcacatgtgaaactaccaccttatcacgtgacatgattgcgctgttggacaatgtgtaaatcttggttataagtaggaagctggtgaataagcttcattcagtaggcttcgctACTTCGTTGttgctaggcgttactcagtggattactaacgagattagtaacttcattacttgtagtaataatattatgtaatattacactcgttacagtaacttcattacttaggtaaggcattacatttgtaagtaaagtaacctgagttatattacctgtttttatggcgtatttcattatattacttagttatcacaaaagtaatagttattacgtaacgcattacataagtaatgcattaccccCAACATTGCCTTCAGATGCACTACATGCTAACTGTATGAAAAATAGTCAGGCCCGGCCTTAAGTTTAGGGGTAGTAGGCAACCCCCAGAGCTTAAAAAACAGTCAGGTTTCATAATTACTGCTATAGATTTGTTTGCTATTCATACAGCCAATGGCATTCACACTTCCTTCTATGTAGCCATCTACCTTCTATTATAAGCTGTCCATCTGTCTGCATTCTTTTTCGTGGTGCCACAAACTCAGCAACCGAAGCACATACTTTAAGCTCTCATCATCTGGCAATTCCAAGTTTGTTGCTACATGTAGATTGCTATGTGCTATCATTTGTACTACCGAgcattgaaagtgtttgtgttgAGGGAAACTTTAGCTACTGTAGCATTCCTACAGACAACAGCTCTAGATAGCACAGAAAGTTCAAAGGACTAGGGTTCAATCCAACTTTTTTCCCCTCAGTTTTACCTTTTTGTGATATCTTTTTTCATGTGTCAGATATTGGTGACACTTACTCACCAATCTGAGCATGTATCAGCATGATTCAGGAGCAAAATGATCTAGCTGTGTATACCTCacaaaatttattgcaaacttCTACACACATGCTTTCCTTTGTCTGCTACAGTGTGTTGATGGCCATGATGTACATAGTTCCATTGCAAACCACAGGGCAACCAGTTCAGCTGGCACAGCGCCTCCTGTGATTAGTGTTGGGCATGGGTTCAAATCCCACCATAGAGTTGTTTTAATTTTCAATACCTTTTTGGTGGATGCTTTTTCTCTATTTTTTGTACTCATCGTTGCCATTCATATAGCTACTTTGGCTTTTGTCTCTGTAGCTCCACATGACCAAGGAATCATCTTGTATTTTCAGCATCCAATCAACATACCTAAAATGTTGTTTACTCTGTAAATAAAAGTTAACATCATTGACCGTTACGGGAGGTAAAGGGGGGCGATGGGTCACGTGCACCATGCAGCATTAttatttatagctatgcatgtgcGCACTCAACTCGAGGCACAGACGAGAGCATTGGAGTCGCAGATTCTGTCCAGCTCTATCAGTTGAATAGCAGCCCATCATGCCAAaaacacccacccacccacccacccatgtggacatacatgcatacacccGGTAACCCAGGAATAACAAGGCGCAGTGAAGCTGCTTGACCAGAATGATGTTCGCTACTTAATAGTTATGGTGATGAGATCACGTCATTAATGCAGAATGCTGTGCACTAAGCACTTCACTCAGCCACGTTCTGGGCTGTCCAATATTTTCCCAAATTAGGCCAATCATGCACCTGAGCTTGGGTATAAGCTTGGCTAATACAATAAGATGTtaaatgtacatacacaaattAAAAACCTGGATGTGCACCTATGCTAATTTTGCTGAAACCTTTGCTTGCAGTAGCTACTGTGAATGATATTGTCATGAATACTTTTTTCAcaaattcttttctttttttgacCATGTTGCATGTGCCTGTGTGAAAGGACAAATACTACTAGTGTCTCAAAATTTGCACATCGTGGTATTTAGTGTACATACCATTCTGCTGTTGAGTTAATATAATCAGCATGTTCACATCATTAAAATTACTTGCATGATGGCATTTATGTATATACAGAAAATTAAAAGCAACTCCACCATGCACACTACACTTAAAGACATGATCTATagttgtgaccagatttgcaaaaagtacttttttcacacacaaaatttgacccattttttgacaagcttcataattttttttttaacattgatataattgcctgaaattttccatgagtgtagctaaattatctggctgcattttgaaactataagaacaagttaatcagtttaaggagtcaagtgttacatcattttgtttgctggcatgtaaaatatgtgaaaaggtaccttttcgcaaaacTGGTCACATTTAATGCTTATTCTCATTATGTTAGTTTGCAATTGATCGGCGAGTCTTAGCGAGCCTCCCCCAGGTATTGCTTGCTTCAATCATATGTCTGACTGGTCTGACCATTCTCAAAGTTTCACAGAAAGCCTCTCTGTTTACTAGTTAATGTGGAATTTGAATGCATGTAGAGCAAAGGGCAGGTATGGGAAAGCCTACTGCATGTTTGTCGGTTTGGGTGTCCTTAAGTTCTACTAGAGTAACATCTTCTCATTCATTTTCTTGATGTTAACTACTTGcctacattttaaaaataattaaccTGGGACCTGGGTGCCAGAAAGCATGCGTCACTATGCATCTTGTTCAAATGTATATGCAGTAACTCTGCTGCAAATACTGATAACTAacgtatacatacaaatttattTCTTCAGGAACTGAATACAGAATTGTTACATGTGCCTGCatgataggacaggtactactagcACAACATAGTTTGCATTATTTACTTTAGCTTAGTTCACCCTAAATGTtactacacatacataacaAGACACAGAACAGGAACAGTACAAAACATAACTATAACACAATTACAAGAAACACTAAGTACAAAACAGACA
This region includes:
- the LOC136251634 gene encoding uncharacterized protein, with protein sequence MASGGDFQGLVLKGVTQLERDELGRGAYGRVYAVNYYGTICAAKEVHSILVEGVGQVQMQRTIESFMRECRQCSTLRHPNVIQFLGVYYPSVAGVQGRMQLPVMVMEMMADSLTSLVDKHEKIPVHIKFSIVHDISLGLCYLHNHDPPIVHRDLSPNNILLTAHHVAKISDLGVAKVIKADSRKTMTKAPGTVDFMPPESLANTPLYGPPMDIFSFAGIILHTFNQQWPRPSELVQYDHKTRRRVALSEVERRQQYLDKLRGDTEVLRLLVEECLDDDPAVRPTIEAVCERIKKIFIPKESLLDIITLHHQVEQLRTESEQKDIANELQRRTINEKDREIDQLYQQLSSTRSIPIQVDSQLNRVTIGRERPTAESSKLKIEAPPLMPALTSDKYHIKWTQLANLPAPMYSPYVTVQDKKVYVAGGGSPVYDALHQVYVYDVNTDHWGQLPPSGHYYGIPHIIGGKLAIIGGRLSATKEKTNKISTFDEAVQSWTSYYPDLCSVRSKPGVVTHLEHVIVAGGGLDDTILAQNDIELLNWVENSHWKKVSINLPEPMYGFTPVITDDHYVIVGYCCADQCRDKNAYKIPVDDITRSQQQANSTPTKWITMTAVTHLAAAVVSSTSTSMVVGGQDQSGKIPTSDIDLYDDLSKSWRKISSLSSARSAVAIAKVNNNAIIVIGGRTKGGSIANANSSSLTTVELGQAEFIEYGL